In Methanofastidiosum sp., a single window of DNA contains:
- a CDS encoding roadblock/LC7 domain-containing protein, which translates to MASRTEKLTEMLKELSGTSPDIEASAIVSTDGLVIASALPKDVEEDRVAAMSAAMLSLGERTSKELMKGSLEEVFVKGQNGYILLLGAGEEAVLTALARKDAKLGLVFLDMKRAAEEIGKVI; encoded by the coding sequence ATGGCCAGCCGAACAGAAAAATTAACTGAAATGTTAAAAGAACTTAGCGGAACATCTCCTGATATTGAAGCTTCTGCTATAGTTTCAACAGATGGATTGGTAATAGCGAGTGCTTTACCAAAGGATGTTGAAGAAGATCGAGTTGCTGCTATGTCTGCAGCTATGCTTTCTTTGGGCGAAAGAACCTCTAAAGAACTCATGAAAGGAAGCCTTGAAGAAGTCTTTGTCAAAGGGCAGAATGGGTATATCCTCCTCTTAGGTGCGGGTGAAGAAGCGGTCCTTACTGCTTTAGCGAGAAAAGATGCAAAATTAGGGCTTGTTTTTCTTGATATGAAACGTGCTGCCGAAGAGATAGGCAAAGTAATCTGA